Genomic segment of Citrus sinensis cultivar Valencia sweet orange chromosome 7, DVS_A1.0, whole genome shotgun sequence:
TTTGGCCGAGTGGACAGGGGTATTTTATTCCTAGattaaatttgagtgaaggcAGAATGTTCTCATTTTCAAGAATTAAGAGTAGACatctcttaaatatttaaaaatttaggcaGCGCTCCATTAGTATTTATGTAAATTGATCTCAGTTATagtctaatttataaatataagttatattatcatgtaatatgagttgtactATAAGTAATAATctcatgaaataaaaaaaattaaaaggaaaatacgATTTCACCTACTTGAAATTCTAGTGCAATGCTAATGTGAGCCGGGGGGAGACCTGTTCCACCACCAAATGCCATGATGGAGATTGTCCATTTCTCTTTGGCACTTTATTTAAGCTGTTGGTTCCCTCTGATCATGCCAACATTCTGGTCAGTTTTGCCGGTCATTTATCCTACTGGTTTTTGGATTTCATGATTCTATGGGCGCATGTACTTTTATTGCACAAATTTCTGAAACACAAGTTAGAAAGTTAACTTACAAAAAAGTTGCACATTCATGTCTCTCAAGTCCTCTTAACTCGAAGatcataaaagtaaaacaatttACAATTCCATCCATGTTGCCCAATTAACTGTATGTTCTATTACTTTTAGGTTCTTTTGAATACCAAtaccaataattaaattcttgaagtGGGACAATGAGTTGAACTGCATATACCGTATTGTATTTGGAGAGATGTGGGGTGCATTATTGGGGTGGCTCAGTGGGTTCGTTACTCTGGGTTATATATATTCTAGGCACTTGACTCCCCTTTTACCTGCGTCCTATTGTTTTAGCCGTAGGTGAACAGGCTAGGGCTGTAGGCTCACTTTCTTGCTCCCTGTGATCACACTTAAATTGAAGCAAGCTGGTGCCTGGTGGTGAGATTTAAGATTTTACTGCCCACTGCCCACTGCCCACTGCCCACTGCACACTGCATGTGTTTGCAGTGCCCACCCCCCTCAGCTCTATTTCtgactttttcttgttttcggAACAGCAACCACTCTACTGGCACCTCTCCAATCTCTTTTCCGTATGAAAATCCCAAGCAAATGATTgaatttctcttttccttaATCCTTTGCAATTTACAAATACTGTAATCTACCAATATTTTAATCTGgaatttatattgaattctatttttttttttatatacatatactcCTAATATATTTAGAGACCTATCTAGAATATATGCTCCCATTAATATCCGAGGTGACTCTAATCCCGTCCACATTGTTTAAAGAGCACGGTCTCACCACTAAAGTAAAGCCGCACCTGTTTGTGGGGGCGAACAAGTCTTGAAGTTGAAAGTGGATGTTGATCAAAGTGCACGGACTCAACTAATTGATATTGGgactttagaaaaataaaatcctttgTTCCAGAAATTCGGgagaaacaataatatttaaacaaGTAAGCTCAGCTAAAATAGGAGGGGATGCTGGACTATAAACTTGACATTTAACATTTTGGTTGGACACAAAGTGAAGAATGATATTTGTCTTTTGAAGATCCACAAAAGCATTCCAATTtttgaacaacataattaggCCCACACTTGTCGCCGCTGCAATCGACTGAATGATCGACTGGTTGAGATTGAGCGCATAGTTTCAACTCACACCGAAAGCAGAGATGGTCAAAATGTGCTTTCCATTTCTCACAATAATGATTCCTCCGATAATGGCATGCATGTCATCATGCTTTGCCCCCACCACAAAGCCACACTGATCTTCATGGTTTTGTTATGTTGTTGGCCGTAATGGGTTTCGGAGAATTTTTATGGGGATGGCTTCTGCCTTTTGGTTTCTCTCTCAATCACAACTCACAAGAGGTATGCTCTTGCTTTCAATGCGTGAAAAAGCCTAAAGGGTTTCGCTTCTTGAAAATTTACCTTCGGCCTCTTGGTTATCTTGATTTTCTACCCATTacaaatgaatgaataaatcaataatataatatagaaatcaataatataatatagcaAAGTCCCCAAGGTTTTACTTAGATATTTTCGTCATGAATTGAACAACCATGGAACTTTACTATTTGGacaacaaaatattgaaatctaCTATTGTAAGTCACATGCATTGATATTTTGCATCGTCTCCAggtaaaagttaaaaagagggggaaaaaaaaaaagaggaaacaaTCCAACTTGTTTGATGGTCGGCTGTGATGTGATTGAAGTTGTTAaaatagaagaattaaaggaagCTTTGGTTTTTGAATGTACTCATTTCAGTGGTGTTATGTTACTTTATTTAtgtgattattaatatttaattaatcaatatattatagaattttctttaattaaattaaaaagaattgtgTTTGTGACAACCATATCTCAGcctcataaaaatatattgttaaagTTATTGAAGTCCATTCAAACGTATTGTATAATATATAGGTCATAAATTAGATAACTAAAAGTTTTGACAAAATAATGTACATTTTAATAGGTAAATTGGTCGTTTTGTATAATAAAGGTCGAGTAGATAAAATAATCTATGTTAAGGAAATTCTAATAGTTGGAAGCAGTGAAGGATACGTAAAACATAATACAGAAATTAGATTTAAGAgcaaaattgattaattgtaaaaactatggatttatgtaaattttaaagaaacaaCAAGGATTTTtgctccaatttttttttattacactaattttaaaataagaagcCTACTGATATACAATCATACATCTACCAAGATTTTTTTGCCTTATGATGCAGTTGTAGATTATAGCCTGAACATTCTTTCCTCATTCACTACTAGAGGAATCCCGACTCCCGAGCAAAGGAATATCAACTCCATTATGGGAGATAATCGAGTTggattattttcacattttcttaAACCCACCAAACAGTTTTCACAATTagatttaaaaatcaaataaaataaagtgttTCCTAATAGGCTTCAGCCCAACCGAGGATGGAAAGAAAAAGTAGATTGTAATTTGTAAAGCAGTGGAACTTCTAGCACCCctctaaaatctttataacacccctttttgtttttatttcctaaactatCCGagtttaatttacaaattacatactcatgtattaaaattaacaatcttTCCATAAAAATTTCACCCTAAATATGGTAAACTTTCTAAAAGTTTTGTcatttttaatagttttattataaatacatgcaaatgctagaatcttcaattatttctccttattgtataatttttatctctcaAACATcctataattttctttataatatatatttttacttacaaactaaaatataaatataaattatgacaTGGGGTATTAGGGTtggtgtaaatttttttaaaagaatgttttatttaatttttattcgaaatgaaaaattgagttaattattttttattatttaaagtaattttagttaaattagGTTTTATGAGGAATTTTGAGGTCTTCAATAAAAGTTGGGCCTTCTCAAATTCGAGCCGAAACAACCCGACCCACCCATCACCATCTTCTGTCTCCACTCTCTTTCTATTCTACTTCTGTATACCCTTCAAAAACCCTAAACAATTTACAAGCTCTGAGCTTTAATATCATTGCATACTAGTTATTCCCGAAAGCGCGGATTTCTTTCTGCCGTTTCGATGGGTAAAAGTAAAGAAATCCCATCAAAAGAAGTCAAGcaagcagaagaagaagaagcagaagcggaagaagagaaaagcttcGAAGAGCTCGGGTTGGACCTCCGTCTAGTTCATGCCCTTAACAAAAAGGGCATTCAAAAACCCACCTTAATTCAGCAAGCTTCGATTCCTCTTATTCTTGTGAGTTCCTTCCTTCAACTTGCTTTTTTCAGCGTTATTTCAGTTTCTGGTCGGGTCTTTCAATGTTGCAAATTTAATCAGACTTACATTTGACGTGTAATTGTAAAATGGACTACCAGGAAGGCAAGGATGTGGTTGCAAGAGCGAAAACGGGTTCTGGGAAGACCTTTGCTTATCTTCTTCCTTTGCTTCACAGGCTATTCAACGAGTCTTCACCTAAGAGCAAGCTTGCTCCAGCTGCGTTAGTTCTTGTCCCGACAAGGGAGTTATGTCAACAGGCATGTTTTAGTTCTCCCCACTCTGCTTATACCAATATATCTGCCtgtgattttaattatacagACTGTCATCGGTTGTAGTTATATGATTTCTATGTATAGGTTTATTCGGAGGTTATGGCACTTATTGAGTTATGTAAAGGTCAAGTTCAGTTGAAAGTTGTGCAGTTGACGAGCAGCATGCCTGCGTCTGATTTGGTTGGTTCAATcttcttttgtgtttttcctatcaaaaaatcctcttttgggttttaattaagattttgtttAGATTAAACAAGTTGAACTGTTTGCTAACTCCTGTCTGGTTGGTAAAAATGTTTCCAGCGGGCTGCATTGGCAGGACCTCCTGATATTGTGATAGCTACTCCTGGTTGCATGCCTAAATGCTTGTCCACTGGTGTACTTCAATCAAAATCTTTTAGTGATTCACTGAAAATTCTTGTGCTTGATGAGGTGAGGATATGACTCTTGGTATATCAAGAATCTTGTTTTGTGAATTTCAGTTGAGTATTATGACATAAGTTGAAGGTTTACAACTTACTAGCTAGCTTCGATGACATTGGGTGACagtatgttttttttatacaacTGTCATCCAACTTATcaattatattgtttgaatGGATTAGGTTCTAAAAAATGTACGCCACCTTGCATTTTAGTGGTAGTTGTGTTCTTCTCTTATTTGATATCATATTTTCTTGACcatcttattttatattcattattaGGAGTTGGTTGATTCATATTTGTTTCCAGGCAGATCTTTTGTTGTCGTATGGATACGAAGATGATCTGAAAGCTCTTTCAGCTGTCATTCCTAGAGGCTGTCAGTGCCTTCTTATGTCTGCTACTTCAAGGTgtgttttatgtcatttttgttCAAATCCTATTTTAAAGTTGGGTGATGACAACTAATTTTCTGCCTTACAAGCTTTGATTCTAAGATGATCCAACCTGTCCTATCCTTTTCTCATCCCAAATAAGGATCCTGTGCCTTATGAAGTGGGGGAATCTATTTATTGCCATCCTTCACCTTTTTTATATGAGTGTCAAGTTCACTTTTGGGTTTCATTTTCTGTACTTTATTCCTATACATCGGCTGCCATTACTTGTGGGCCAATTCATCAGCTAAAACTACAACAATTGGTTTTGAAGTTCCCTCCCACCGATTGCATTCTGCATAATTGGAGATTCTGTGCTAgttatcaacaaaattaatctttCAGCATTTCGGTTAAATCATCATACCAtgtaaaaattatgttgacTTTTCTTTAAGCCCTGTGAGTGGACTGACAGTGTTCAATGGATATTGCAATTCTGATATTTGGCAGTTCTGATGttgataaattgaaaaagctGATTCTGCACAATCCCTACATTTTGACTTTGCCAGAAGTTGGAGACGTTAAAGATGAGGTTATTCCCAAAAATGTTCAGCAATTCTGGGTAAGAATTACTATGTTCTTCTTGGGAATTTGAAGACTATAGCATCTTTCAGTTTCCTTTGATACATGGAACTATATTTGGCCTAAAATATCCTGACATGTTTGAATTATCATTTGTGTTGCCTAATACATTCCTTATAACAATGGTGTCAGTGTTGGATCATGAAAGCCCATTAGTCATTGATTGGTGGGCCTGGATGTAATGCGTTAAACTCTAGGTAAACTTGCCATCAagtatgttaaaatttattagaatatGAATAGCATTTGAAGACTATAGCATCTTTCAGTTTCCTTTGATACATGGAACTATATTTGGCCTAAAATATCCTGACATGTTTGAATTATCATTTGTGTTGCCTAATACATTCCTTATAACAATGGTGTCAGTGTTGGATCATGAAAGCCCATTAGTCATTGATTGGTGGGCCTGGATGTAATGCGTTAAACTCTAGGTAAACTTGCCATCAagtatgttaaaatttattagaatatGAATAGATCCTAGAAGTAATTAATATGTTGGTTTACAACTATTTTTCCAAGCACAGAACTGGTGCGGCTCCACTTGACAATGGAATTTTGGGACCATGTCGATGGTCAGGTGTTATATTTTTgctgttttttaaaaaaatttctaaggccTGTCTTGGCAGattattttggattttatgTTGAAATTATCTCCAAGTAAACTTGTGATACAACATTTCACTCTGTCAGAGTTTTTCATTGTTGATATGCATTTGTCTTGTGATGTCTTCTTGTATCTGTGTTTTATTTGCTGTTGTGGATCAGTGgctcaattatattattttaattaaaacatttttatgttttcctTTCCTTCTGTTTTAGATTTCATGCAGTGAACGTGATAAATTACTCTACATTCTTACCCTCTTGAAGCTGGAATTAGTTCAGAAAAAAGctctgatatttacaaatacaaTTGACATGGCTTTCAGATTGAAATTATTCCTGGAAAAGGTACTCTGTAGGGTACATTCATTGATTTACATGCTCTTTCTgtgtaattaattgatttgagGATTAATTTTTTCCATATATTGATGcatatttatcttttgaacAGTTTGGTATCAAGTCTGCTATTTTAAATGCTGAGTTGCCACAGAATTCTCGTCTGCATATACTTGAGGTACGCTCCAATATTCAAATATGTTAGTTAAACTGGctgaaaataaacaaattaattaattaattaatgctttttttttaatttgctcaCATGGTCATCCTGAGGAAGATTGTTAACAAAACTATTTCAAGGTTGATGGCTTCAATGGTTTACAGTCATTAACAAAACTGGAGAGTTAATTTTCCATAACTCATATGGTTGTTAATAATCAGGAATTCAATGCTGGGCTTTTTGATTATCTGATTGCAACTGATGATacccaaacaaaagaaaaggatCAAAGTGATGAGGGTGGTCATGTTGACTCAAGAAAGTCTAAAAAGCATCCCAAAGCAAAGTTAGACTCTGAATTTGGAGTGGTGAGGGGAATTGACTTCAAAAATGTACATACGGTAAGATAATGAACCTGTTTATGATGCTTCTTTGTGTTTAATTACTTTAGTTTACGATGTAAACGAGGCTGGATTGTTATGTGGGCTTAATccatgagaaaataataaccGATTATCTTCTAAATAGCAATAATGTGCGACTGGGCTTTAGCATTTCATGCCTTTGCTGTTACAATGGGATTCATTTGTCCGCATTTAGGACATTCATTTTAGAAAGTTCAATAGTGGTTTTGTGtctttaattcaattaaggttctgaatttttttttcttgaacttcGATACAAacttttcttatttgaaacatgatttttttcccccccgtGGTTATGCCTTTTCTACTTTCAggttataaattttgaaatgcctCAAAATGCCGCTGGATACGTACATCGAATTGGGCGTACTGGAAGAGCGTACAATACTGGTGCTTCAGTCTCTCTGGTGTGTTCCGGtcaaaattaagtttaattttttggagGGGACCAGCTTTGCAGGATGGTTGTTGGTCTCTGTctaattataaaaacattGTTGATATTACCTTTGCTCGTcaattgatatttgattagATTAGTGACAAtcacttgaaaattaattgtactcTTCCCTGCCTCTTCTCGAAGACAGTTATAGTACCTCCTTTGGTGCCTTGGACTGGAGTCTCATAAAACAACCACTGGCAGGCTTCATTACCATAGCTTGGGGCTTCTTAAATCACTTTTATAGGTGTACATGCCCCTAAAGTGCATTCATGATTCTAACAATCATTCTTACTATTGCATGatttttgatttcttatttcattttgtattttggtTTAATTAAGGAATTCGAAACatctatttttcttggagCAAGGGATGCATGCTAATGATGACTGTGATATTGGATCATATTTTACTTTCTTACAATTTTTCTGTTAACAGGTTTCTCCAGATGAGATGAAAAtctttgaagaaataaaatccttCGTTGGGGATGATGAAAACGAGGATTCAAACATTATTGCACCTTTTCCTTTGCTAGCTCAAAATGCAGTGGAGTCTTTGCGATATAGGGCTGAGGTGATTTCTTAACTTCTTAAACACTATCTTTTCCCCCCATTATACTAGATTGTGAAAATCTTTCATTGACTTGTAATGTTATCAAAGGTAAACATAATGTATAGCTGGCATTGAAATTTtaggaattgattttttttttagcaccAACATGCCAACCCAAATTCCACCCTTGCTGAATAGTTAAAACGGGGGAGAAAAGAGTCGGGCATCTGCCTTTTTGTCCCCCTTGAACCTatattttttgggtttcttatatatttaagctGTATTAATACTAAGTGTAAAACATACGTGGGTTCCAGttgtattattttcttaatagaTATAGATCCTTAGATCACTCTATGCTGCAAATTCTTTGATGGTTTTGATGTGGATATCTAGGTGATGGATTATGGGGTCATCATGGTTCTTATTGATCAGGTCATCATGGTTTTTATTCTatgaattatttgttttgtatttacGCTGGTGTTTTCATTGCCTtgtccaaaatatttaaaatatttggtgGGGTCTATTGTCTGGCAAAGTAAATCTGGGGTCAAATGTCTTCCAGATGAAAGCTTAATTAGCTGATAAGTTAGTGACGATTGCAGGATGTTGCAAAGAGTGTGACAAAGATTGCCGTCAGAGAATCACGAGCTCAGGACCTGAGAAATGAAATTCTCAACTCTGAAAAGTGAGTGATTGCTGACTACTTTTCTTTGGGAACTTGCATCAGTAAAACatgtaaaaaaaatgtcaaattcAGATTTTTACTCACCTTTGAGGCTCATACCAGGCATTTTAGTAGTATGTTATTCAGAAACTTTTTGAGTCGTCATGAATACGGCAGttgaatttgtatttaatcTGTGCCATTAATAGTGTTCACTTAACGTGTGTCAGCCGTGTTTCCATTGCCCCATAAATTTTGTATgccatttattattattattattattattattattttggggTTTCACTAATGATTGGATTCTCTTATTGTAGGTTAAAGGCACATTTTGAAGTTAATCCTAAAGATTTAGGTAACGAAAATTATAGCTTTTGGTGTCTCTATACCTTTTCTGTTATCCCCATATTCAGTTGAATCTGAACATTTGAGAGTGAATTTGTATTGGAGCAGATCTATTGAAGCATGACAAGGATCTAAGCAAGAAGCCCCCAGCTTCTCACCTACGTGACGTGCCAGACTACCTATTAGATGCAAAAACTCAGGAAGCCTGCAAGATGGTCAAGCTTGCGAGAGCAGCAATGGGAAATAAAAACTCTTCTCGCCGCCAGGGACCtagaagaaaatttagaaaaagtGATCCTCTCAAAAGTTTCTCTGCTGAGGTACGTGGCTACTTGTTTGTACTTCAGTCCTTGACTGATTCTTAATTATGCCATATCGAATGCTGATATACGTTGAACTCACTTGGTCTCAGCCAACAAAGAGAGCGGGCAAAGGTAGGATGAAAAGAGAGGGAAGAAATGGGGATGATACTGGTaagca
This window contains:
- the LOC102617323 gene encoding DEAD-box ATP-dependent RNA helicase 16, with product MGKSKEIPSKEVKQAEEEEAEAEEEKSFEELGLDLRLVHALNKKGIQKPTLIQQASIPLILEGKDVVARAKTGSGKTFAYLLPLLHRLFNESSPKSKLAPAALVLVPTRELCQQVYSEVMALIELCKGQVQLKVVQLTSSMPASDLRAALAGPPDIVIATPGCMPKCLSTGVLQSKSFSDSLKILVLDEADLLLSYGYEDDLKALSAVIPRGCQCLLMSATSSSDVDKLKKLILHNPYILTLPEVGDVKDEVIPKNVQQFWISCSERDKLLYILTLLKLELVQKKALIFTNTIDMAFRLKLFLEKFGIKSAILNAELPQNSRLHILEEFNAGLFDYLIATDDTQTKEKDQSDEGGHVDSRKSKKHPKAKLDSEFGVVRGIDFKNVHTVINFEMPQNAAGYVHRIGRTGRAYNTGASVSLVSPDEMKIFEEIKSFVGDDENEDSNIIAPFPLLAQNAVESLRYRAEDVAKSVTKIAVRESRAQDLRNEILNSEKLKAHFEVNPKDLDLLKHDKDLSKKPPASHLRDVPDYLLDAKTQEACKMVKLARAAMGNKNSSRRQGPRRKFRKSDPLKSFSAEPTKRAGKGRMKREGRNGDDTGKHKKKKSL